In Thalassoglobus sp. JC818, a single window of DNA contains:
- the rpsI gene encoding 30S ribosomal protein S9, whose amino-acid sequence MSTDSPNNDPAENDTPAEGTPVEAVSQPEMTEPEVPSIPSAPAAAASGEASLASGLEIGGTAVVEDSGEEEITRPDPVIRGKVDRYGVAWGTGRRKTAVARVRLKEGGGTITVNGREFEQYFPILRDQKLVLGPLSATSLEGKVDIIVNVNGGGPTGQTGAVVLGIARAIQAKHPELHQTLSEGGFLTRDGRMVERKKYGFKKARRSFQFSKR is encoded by the coding sequence ATGTCGACAGATTCACCGAACAACGATCCTGCAGAAAATGACACACCAGCGGAAGGAACCCCGGTCGAGGCAGTTTCTCAACCAGAGATGACTGAGCCGGAAGTTCCAAGCATTCCGTCCGCACCAGCGGCCGCCGCATCAGGCGAAGCGTCTCTCGCTTCCGGCCTGGAAATTGGCGGAACTGCTGTCGTCGAGGATTCAGGTGAAGAGGAGATCACTCGCCCCGATCCAGTGATTCGCGGAAAAGTGGATCGCTACGGAGTAGCTTGGGGAACTGGCCGTCGCAAGACTGCCGTTGCTCGAGTCCGACTCAAAGAAGGTGGCGGAACGATCACCGTCAACGGTCGTGAGTTCGAACAGTATTTCCCGATCCTGCGTGATCAGAAGCTCGTCCTCGGACCACTGTCAGCGACGTCTCTTGAAGGCAAAGTTGACATCATTGTGAACGTCAACGGTGGCGGACCTACCGGACAGACGGGAGCAGTCGTTCTCGGAATCGCACGGGCCATTCAGGCGAAGCATCCCGAACTTCACCAGACACTCAGTGAAGGTGGCTTCCTGACTCGTGATGGACGAATGGTTGAACGTAAGAAGTACGGCTTCAAGAAAGCTCGTCGAAGCTTCCAGTTCTCGAAGCGTTAA
- the rplM gene encoding 50S ribosomal protein L13: MAVQTVQKTTLAREQDVTQNWYVVDADSEIVGRLASRIATVLMGKHKPIYTAHVDCGDFVVVLNCDKIRFSGKKLAHAENPNFTKKMARKEYDRYTGYPGGRRVETGAELIETNPTKILHEAVRRMLPKNKLGRKMLRKLKLYAGTNHPHQAQQPQNLPEWV; the protein is encoded by the coding sequence ATCGCCGTGCAAACGGTTCAGAAAACAACACTCGCTCGCGAACAAGACGTCACACAGAACTGGTACGTTGTCGATGCCGATAGCGAAATCGTCGGTCGTCTGGCAAGTCGAATCGCCACTGTCCTGATGGGAAAGCACAAGCCTATCTACACGGCACACGTCGACTGCGGTGACTTCGTTGTCGTTTTGAACTGCGACAAGATCCGGTTCTCTGGAAAGAAACTGGCTCACGCCGAGAATCCAAATTTCACCAAGAAAATGGCTCGGAAAGAGTACGATCGATACACCGGGTATCCCGGGGGTCGTCGTGTCGAAACCGGTGCTGAGTTGATTGAAACCAACCCAACCAAGATTCTGCACGAAGCTGTTCGTCGCATGCTGCCCAAGAACAAACTGGGACGCAAAATGCTGCGAAAGCTTAAGCTGTACGCCGGGACTAACCATCCACATCAGGCACAGCAGCCTCAGAACTTGCCAGAATGGGTTTAG
- the rpmA gene encoding 50S ribosomal protein L27, giving the protein MAHKKGQGSTRNGRDSNAKRRGIKKYGGQAVVAGNILARQCGTKWHPGKNVGMGRDYTLFALVDGTVFFDRNGRRMNVSAAEEAAAETN; this is encoded by the coding sequence ATGGCACATAAAAAGGGACAGGGTTCAACTCGCAACGGTCGTGATTCAAACGCCAAGCGACGAGGAATCAAGAAATATGGTGGCCAGGCCGTCGTTGCTGGAAACATTCTTGCTCGACAGTGTGGAACCAAATGGCATCCCGGCAAGAATGTGGGAATGGGTCGTGATTACACCCTGTTCGCACTCGTCGACGGAACCGTTTTCTTCGATCGCAACGGTCGTCGCATGAATGTTTCCGCTGCGGAAGAAGCAGCTGCTGAGACCAACTAA
- a CDS encoding biopolymer transporter Tol, translated as MITRLLMFLTSLLICCAIGRAQDPTPTEESKLLGNVRRVTFGLPRAGEGYFSPDGKTIAFQAFPVGYPFYQIYVQALDEKTPVRVSPGLGRTTCAYFSPDGKSLLFSSAHTNPDMATIEKEARDLAAAGGRRRYEWDFDPHMDIYVTRFDGEELEQLTDAEGYDAEASYSHDGKQIVFTSTRDGDPDLYIMNSDGTNVHQIVNQDGYDGGPFFSPDDKWIVFRSDRDEEHMLQLYLVSVDGQTEIQLTDNLQTVNWAPYFHPSGEYIIWTRADYSRGPQGANFDLYTMNLLHKGDAVSPGAVTRITTHEKADVLPVFSPDGKQLMWTSSRTEDGSSQLYIADWHGLPTSEEDADR; from the coding sequence ATGATCACGCGATTGCTCATGTTTCTGACATCACTTTTGATCTGTTGTGCAATCGGCAGAGCACAAGATCCAACGCCCACTGAAGAATCGAAACTCCTCGGCAACGTTCGTCGGGTCACTTTCGGGCTGCCACGAGCTGGCGAAGGATATTTTTCACCGGACGGTAAGACGATCGCCTTCCAAGCGTTTCCAGTCGGCTATCCCTTCTATCAGATTTACGTCCAGGCACTCGACGAGAAGACACCTGTACGTGTCAGCCCCGGGTTGGGACGAACGACATGCGCCTACTTCTCTCCTGATGGAAAGTCGCTGCTTTTCTCTTCCGCACACACAAACCCTGACATGGCTACCATTGAGAAGGAAGCTCGGGATCTTGCTGCTGCAGGCGGTCGGAGACGCTACGAATGGGACTTCGATCCACACATGGACATCTACGTGACCAGGTTCGACGGAGAGGAACTGGAACAACTCACTGACGCGGAAGGGTATGATGCAGAAGCAAGTTACTCGCACGACGGAAAACAAATTGTCTTCACGTCAACGCGAGATGGAGACCCCGACCTCTACATCATGAACTCTGATGGCACGAACGTCCACCAGATCGTCAATCAAGACGGCTACGACGGTGGACCGTTCTTCTCACCTGACGACAAGTGGATCGTCTTCCGAAGCGATCGCGACGAAGAACACATGCTCCAGCTTTATCTTGTTTCCGTCGATGGCCAGACTGAAATCCAGCTGACCGACAATCTTCAAACTGTGAACTGGGCGCCTTACTTTCATCCGTCGGGTGAGTACATCATCTGGACACGCGCAGACTATTCACGTGGACCACAAGGAGCCAACTTCGATCTGTACACGATGAATCTTCTTCATAAGGGTGACGCCGTTTCACCCGGTGCGGTCACACGAATCACGACACACGAGAAAGCAGATGTTCTGCCAGTCTTCAGCCCAGACGGAAAACAATTGATGTGGACATCTTCAAGAACTGAGGACGGATCAAGCCAACTCTACATCGCAGACTGGCACGGCCTGCCAACATCCGAAGAAGACGCCGATCGCTAA